The nucleotide sequence AACTTCCAAGCCAAAAATTCCCTGACTAGAGATGATGACTCGACCCCCAAAACTATTTTGAGCATTAGCGGTGATATCGCTGTTTTCTTGAGGAATCGCGAATAAATAATTGGCGGTGATCACAATATTACCGCCTTGTGCCTCTCCAATCCCATTGGTACTGATATTACTCTGGCGACGAAGTGCTACCCCTGGAGATTGAAGGAAGATATTGCCTTGTCCTCCAGTAGCGGTAATTTTACTATTTTGGTCGAGTAATAGAGGGGAAAATGTGCGAATACTGACATTTCCTCCTGATCCTATGCCAACAGCATTAGCAGAAATGTCGCTGTTTTCTGTGAGGGCTAAGTTAGCGGTGGTAATGGAGATGTTTCCTCCACTTCCTGCCCCAGAAGCCTGAGTGGTGATCGCACTGTTATTACTGATGATCAGATTTTGGGAAGAGAGGGTAATATTTCCTTGATTGCCACTAGCAGAGATTAAGCCTTGATTGAGGTTAATATTATTGGCTTCAATCAAGATATTACCGGCTGCCCCTAAACCTGTAGCATTAGCCGTAATGCCGCTATTGCTTTGAATGTCTAAATGGTTGCTGGTGATAGTAATACTTCCCCCTTTGCCTTCTCCTGAAACGTTGGTTGTAATGAAACTTCCTTGACGTAGTAGCAGGTTTTGGGAAGAGAGAGTCATATTGCCTCCGGTGCCGGTTACGGTGGCGGCTGTGATGGTACTTTGATTATCTAGCGATACCGAGTTAGCGCGAATGTTTAGATTCCCTGGAGAACCTTGGCCCGGCGGAATATTGGGGTTGCGGCTGGAAAAATTACTAATATTAATCGTTGCGCCATCCCTAAGTATGAGTTGCTCACTGCTTAAGGAAATATTCCCACCTTCTCCTATACCCACGAGAGCATTAGCAAATAAACCACTAGCCCCAAATTCTGATGTACCAAGCAGTTCTATGGTATCTGCTTGTATGGATAAATTTCCGGCGTTACCTGTTCCTGCCGTACTGACGGCGATTTGTCCTCCGTCAACGAGCCGCAAGGATTGAGTTTCTATATTAACGACTCCTCCGTTACCTGTTCCGGTGGGAACAACTGTAGTAAATAAGCCGCTCGGGTTGGCCTGTGTTCCGCCTCTAATCTCGATTTGAGAGGCTTTTATGGTTAATATTCCTGAATTACCGGTTCCAAAAACGATTGTACCGATTTGTCCCCCGTCAATCAGTTGTAAAGAGTTGGTGGTAATTGCTATTTGGCCTCCTTTACCGGTTGCCTGGTTTTCTACATTAGCGAGTATGCTGCTTGGGGTGTTTTGGAATAAGCTACTGATGCCGATTATTTCAATTTTAGAGGCATTGACTGTTAATATTCCTGCGTTACCACTTCCAAAAGTCCCTACAGAGATTTGCGCTCCACCTACAACAGATAGATTATTAGTTGTAATCGATAAGTTACCTCCGTTACCCGTTGCCAAGGGGGTTACGACGGTGAATAAACCACTACCCCCTAAATTGGATTCGCCGATTAAATCTATCTGATTGGCTTTAATAGTTAGGGTTCCTGCATTGCCCGCCCCAAAGGTATTAGCACCAATCTGCGCTCCTTGGGTCAGTTGTAAACGTCCGGTTTCAAGGGTTAAATTTCCGCCCTTTCCTGTAGCATTTGAGGCTACATCGGTGAAGATTCCGCTAAAAATTGAACCTGTTGGGGAAATTCCTTGAACTTGTAGGGACTCATGGGTTTTAATGGTTACATTTCCCCCTATATAGCTCCCGAGGGTATCAGCTAAAATAATCGAGCCATCGCTGAGGATTAAATTTTGTCCGAGGATGTCGATATCTCCTCCCCGATTACCACTAACATCAATAGAAGCGGCTCCTGTAAGCTGTATATTTCCATACTCTATACTTGTGGCGGGGGCACTCAGTTTAATGGTTCCATTATTATTAATAACGCCCACTTGACCATTACGCACAGAAGTGAGTGCTATTTGTCCGCCTTGGCTGGTAATATTTCCTCCTTGTAATTCTATATCCCCACCGGCTAAGATTAGGCTTTGGCCGGGATTAACTTCTAGTCCGACGGGTCGAAAATTTCTAATAATTTCAAAATTGTCAAGATTTAATTCTAAATTATTCCCCATTCCTTGAACGACTATTTTTCCTGGGTTAGAGCCATATTGTAATCCCATTGGCACATTCAGAGTTAGTAGGGATGGGGCATCTTGAGGATTAACTGCACTAAATTCTTGGTTATTTGCCCATTGAATGCTGTTAGCTGTACTAGCCACAAATGCCCCCCCAATATTGAGAGAGGCGTTGGGGCCGAAAAGGATTCCATTCGGATTAATTAAAAATAAATTTGCTGTGCCGTTGGCTTTAATTATTCCATCGATAGTGGAGATAGAATGGCCAGTTACTCGACTAAAAATATTGACGACATTAAGATTATTATTAAAAGCGGCTTCTATATTTGTTGGAACAGAAAATTGTTGAAAACTATGAAAAAGATTATTACCAACGGTTGTCCCCCCTGTGATTTCTTGACGATTACCGTTAACCGTTACCACCGTAGGATTAGATAAGGTCGTATCGGGGACAATTTGGCCTTGGGCGATATCTAGAAACAATACTCCCCATGCCAGACAGATGCTTGAAGAGATGGTTAACGTCGCTAATGTCTTCATAGGGTACAGATTTTCCCATTCTTCTTATTCTAATCATAAATCTAATCTCTCAACTTTAGAGAGTATCTTCATGTTAATCAATAATCAGTGGGCAAAGGAGACTATCAGTTACAAATCATTTAGAGCTATTTCAGAAACGCTTAGGGAGTGAAAAGACTTAGATCTGCTTTTAGATTCGCTCTTAATTGCTTGATGGATTGATCCTGTAGTTAGACGGCACTGAGTTGCACCCATAGTTTAACGACGTTTAAACATGGCTCCCATTCCTACCATTCCCGCTAGGGCAAATAATCCCATCGTTGAATTGGGTTCTGGTACTGAAACGCTATTATTTGGAGAAGCCTCAGCCGTATTAGCTTTTTGCCACCAGCCACTTCCTCGACTACTAGCAATATTGTACACTCCACTTTCTTGCATCATCTCCTCAACTTCACTGCTGCGCTCAACAATCACAGCATTTTTAGCTTTGGCTTTAGCTTGGGATTTAAGAAGGGTTATATTTGTCTGAGCCGCCGAGTTGATATCCCAACCAATAGCATCGAATAAGGACATATCCAACTGAGAAACAGAGCGAACTTTTCCTTTGCTGATGAGTGGGTCCATAATGCCGATAATATTGTTAGCACTCGGTTTCCAATGTCCAGTTTGAAAACCGTCGCCCCCTAAGCTACGGTCTTCTCCTTGAGCAAAATAAGCTTGTTCGCCGCTTTCAATGATTTGGTTTTTATTAAGATCAATGCTGAAGGCAGTTTGACCTCCATTCAGGGAAAAGTAAGGATTGTTGCCAATAGTAGAATCAATTGCACCTTTGGCGGCACTTTCTGTTGAGTAGCGGAACAGATCTAATGCTGTGGCTTGGTTTTGATTTTTGGCACTGTTATCGGTTGCGTCTAATCCACTGATAAAACCTAGATTGTGGCCCATCTCGTGAAGTACCACACTGACAAAATCATATTTATTCTTATTGATGGTTTGGGAATCATAACTGTAATTCCAATTGGCAGAGGATGAGACTTGTAAGTAGCCATCGAGTTTGCTGTTAGTGCTAGTGTTGAGTCCTAAAGCTTTGGCATTGGCTGAGGTGAGCATTATCTTGGAGCTATTATTAACCGTGCCATCTTGCAACAGTTGGCTGAAAGATTGAGACTGAGGAAGAAATAAGCTTTGGTTGGCTGCCTTGGCTTCGGCGAGGGCCGACGTTTGAAAATTAAAATAGTTGATGTTACGTTGAATGCCGGGAGTGGCTCCTGCTAAGGCGGTTCCTAGTGAGCCATCGGTCATTTGAAAATGAAAATTAACAGTGATGTCATCTTTTAGATAAGAAGACCAAAGCCCCGCCGCTAATTCTACCCCTTCGATTTGTTGTTGTGTTGTTCCTGGGGCATAAGTGATGTTAAAGTTTAGGGCTTGTGCGGGAGCGGCGACTGTTACGATTCCTGCTAAAGATAGGGCGACTCTTCCTTTCCATCGTTTGGCTAACTGTTTACCTAATCGGGTTCCTCCTACGGTTTTGGCCATGGATAATACTGATTGCCATCGAGATTTCAGTTGATGGGCTTGAGAGGACAGTTGGTTTTGAGATTCCGAGTTGACAAGGTTGTTAGTCATGGTGAGCTTAGATTTTTTCAATAGAAGTTTAAGATATCAGTTATCTCTTGGATGACAATAACAGCAATAGCTGTGATTAACTACTTAAGGGAGTTTCGGTATTTTTCATGAATACTAGGGTTGATTGGGTTCGTTATTTGAATTGTTCTCAGTATTTTCATCTTTAGTATAAGCAGTTTGAGAAATTTTTTAATGCGAAAATTTGCGGATTTTTTGGCGGAATGATTCATAAATGTTAATAATTTTAACCCTTAACTTTTGTATAAGATAAAAAAACTGAAAATCTTTTCTGTGAAAATACTTAATTCCCCTAAAAGTCTTCTGTATTTTTACGGAATTTTCACTTTTTGATTAATTAAAATTTATAGGTTGGTCGAGAAAAAACTAGAAAATATAATAGGTAAATGGACTCTCATTAAAGTTAACTCTGTGACAAGGGAACACCCGAACACCGGATGTGGGAACAGCAAAGGCCCAAGTGTAGAGTTTTTTAGATTTCTTTAGACAGAGTGCTTGATTTCTGTTCAGATACTTAAAAGTAGAGATGTTACCGGCAACGTCTCTACAAGAATTTTAAGTTTTAACCCAAGGTTACTGATTTAACCATTGCCATAACTGTGAGGCGTTAAAGTCTTCAATGATCCATTTAGCACCCGACTCAAGGAGATGATTAGAGTCATGAGTTGAATTGACTCCTATGGTAAAAATTCCGGCTGCCGTAGCCGCACGAATTCCTGAAGGTGAATCTTCAAAAGCGACGGCTTCAGCCGCACTGACTC is from Gloeothece verrucosa PCC 7822 and encodes:
- a CDS encoding filamentous hemagglutinin N-terminal domain-containing protein, which encodes MKTLATLTISSSICLAWGVLFLDIAQGQIVPDTTLSNPTVVTVNGNRQEITGGTTVGNNLFHSFQQFSVPTNIEAAFNNNLNVVNIFSRVTGHSISTIDGIIKANGTANLFLINPNGILFGPNASLNIGGAFVASTANSIQWANNQEFSAVNPQDAPSLLTLNVPMGLQYGSNPGKIVVQGMGNNLELNLDNFEIIRNFRPVGLEVNPGQSLILAGGDIELQGGNITSQGGQIALTSVRNGQVGVINNNGTIKLSAPATSIEYGNIQLTGAASIDVSGNRGGDIDILGQNLILSDGSIILADTLGSYIGGNVTIKTHESLQVQGISPTGSIFSGIFTDVASNATGKGGNLTLETGRLQLTQGAQIGANTFGAGNAGTLTIKANQIDLIGESNLGGSGLFTVVTPLATGNGGNLSITTNNLSVVGGAQISVGTFGSGNAGILTVNASKIEIIGISSLFQNTPSSILANVENQATGKGGQIAITTNSLQLIDGGQIGTIVFGTGNSGILTIKASQIEIRGGTQANPSGLFTTVVPTGTGNGGVVNIETQSLRLVDGGQIAVSTAGTGNAGNLSIQADTIELLGTSEFGASGLFANALVGIGEGGNISLSSEQLILRDGATINISNFSSRNPNIPPGQGSPGNLNIRANSVSLDNQSTITAATVTGTGGNMTLSSQNLLLRQGSFITTNVSGEGKGGSITITSNHLDIQSNSGITANATGLGAAGNILIEANNINLNQGLISASGNQGNITLSSQNLIISNNSAITTQASGAGSGGNISITTANLALTENSDISANAVGIGSGGNVSIRTFSPLLLDQNSKITATGGQGNIFLQSPGVALRRQSNISTNGIGEAQGGNIVITANYLFAIPQENSDITANAQNSFGGRVIISSQGIFGLEVRPQLTPLSDITVSSQLGEEFGGVVQINNQGLDPRSALVKLPTQVIDTSNLVATGCPADQGNVFVVTGRGGLPENPNQTIQGQTLWQDLRTLSENNPQSSPSTPQISQNQPITEAEDWIIDINGRVTLISHNPNQKISVSSAQPSSCNLEGNQERKK
- a CDS encoding NF038122 family metalloprotease; the encoded protein is MTNNLVNSESQNQLSSQAHQLKSRWQSVLSMAKTVGGTRLGKQLAKRWKGRVALSLAGIVTVAAPAQALNFNITYAPGTTQQQIEGVELAAGLWSSYLKDDITVNFHFQMTDGSLGTALAGATPGIQRNINYFNFQTSALAEAKAANQSLFLPQSQSFSQLLQDGTVNNSSKIMLTSANAKALGLNTSTNSKLDGYLQVSSSANWNYSYDSQTINKNKYDFVSVVLHEMGHNLGFISGLDATDNSAKNQNQATALDLFRYSTESAAKGAIDSTIGNNPYFSLNGGQTAFSIDLNKNQIIESGEQAYFAQGEDRSLGGDGFQTGHWKPSANNIIGIMDPLISKGKVRSVSQLDMSLFDAIGWDINSAAQTNITLLKSQAKAKAKNAVIVERSSEVEEMMQESGVYNIASSRGSGWWQKANTAEASPNNSVSVPEPNSTMGLFALAGMVGMGAMFKRR